The DNA segment AGATCCCCAGGTGTCTCAAGCCTATTCCTGTGTGTTGTCCCATGTGCCACCCCTCCTTTGCCTCTGGCCCCTTCCCCCACTGTGTGGAATTCTGGGTTCAGAGCTCTGAGCACCGGCCTGCCTGGGGTGCCGCACACTCGGTGCTTGATGTGTGTGGTCTCTCACAGACACTGGCCATTGCTCTTTCCTGGAACCTCCAGATGTCCATTGCTCTCTGAGGATTTCTTGCCTGTTCTCTTACCTTGGATGCTGGTCAGTCTAacttatttcttttgtaaaattaaGCTGTCTCAGTTATTTTTGTTACAATGTTAAAAAGCTGACTACTACAGAGGGTGCTCTGGGGACAAGTGAAAGGTGCTGTAATGCAGAGAGCACTAGAATGTACAAAAATGTCAGCACCTGGCTACAGTCAGCTCTCAAAGAACCCTGGGGATTTGGACAAGAGGATCTTAAGTTAATGAACCACAGATAACGCACAAATTGTATTTGATCCTCACTGTCACCTTCTTTAGGCCTGCCTTTAGTACTTTGACAAcatgttttttgtgtttgttttgttttgttttgttttgtttttgtccccAGAGAGACATCTTGCAGTCCTAATGAGAGAAATCAATTAGAGTCAGTAGGTTGGTCTCAggctgagggaggaggaagaaaagtgtGGGCCCCAGATAAATTCAGGCCAGGGATCTCCTTCTAGCCTGTCACTTCCTAGCCAAGGGTCCTAGGAAATGCCTAAggtctgagcctcagtttcttcctcaGTAAAATGAAGACATTCATCCCATGCAGAACTGCTAGAATGTATGTACTATACGTGAAGTACCTGGTGCAGTGTCTGGCATATAATGAAAATTTAATGATTGCAAGTTATTTTTAGTGTTACTGTGACCCAAGTCCTACCACCCTCTCCTCTGGAATTGTTGTCTGATGCATATCAGAACATGCAACTCACGTATGATGTGTAATACCAAACCAGCCAAAATGCTTTGTAAGTAAATTTAGCAAAGTTTCCCTCTTGGgggttatcttttaaaatttgaatatgaCGGAATCACCCACTGGGTACAATTCAAAGCTTCCAGAATTTGATCAAGGACCAGCTCCTTCCCTAACTCCCAGCTGATTTTCCACCCAAATCACTATTTTAACCCCACCCAGAACCTAGTCCTTGTTTAAAGTTGTCCAAATGACATGAAAGGGTAACTTAATTGAAATTTTCTTCTAATTGAGTTAGCTTAAATCCAGGCATCATTCTACCTGCATATTTATCTAGAAATCCTTATTTCTCAGGAAATCTTTGCAGATGCTGAGTATAAAATACCTAGTCTGCACACTGTTAAAAAAGAACTGACAAAAGAACTCAGGACACCTTCCATACATGCTGCAGGTGCAGATTCCTTTCTGCTTTATCCAACATCCAGAAAGGATTGTACATAGCATTATTAAGTTCCATGCTTTTCTCTCAGCTCTCAGACCCACTCCCTGAAGGAGTAGCCTCTTCCCCAACCCAGGCCCATCACACGGAACTCCTACAAAAGGAAGCATGGTTTTCCAAAGCCTCAAGCTGCCTTGGCTCATAGCATTTACACTCAACTATCTTCACTTGAAGCCCAGCTGCTCAGCTGTCTTTCCCTGATTCTGTGGGTCTCAGAGGACatctctccatcttcctcctaTCGTGGCTGCTGCTGGACTCTACCCTTCTCTGCTAGGGTGGGTGTGGCTTGAACCAGAATCTCCACTCAGCACATGGCCTTCCACAAAGCAGATACTCAACACAAGTTTGGGGAAGAAATAAGCCAGAAAACAAGAGTTGTGTTTATTACAGTTTAATTTGCACCTGAATAATCTAACAAGATatagaaacttatcttttaatctttCAGAGTAACACACTGAAAGGGATAAGGGAATCAATATGATAACACTTAGCTTTTTTCTCTATGTATTGCTAAATGCTTTTACTTTTCCAAGGATACGAATATTCTACTGCCATGGAATTTTGTTCCAAATTACAAACAAGATGGAGGGCTTCCCAACTGGTTTTACAAAATAGCAAAAACTCATTTgcttattctgaaaaaaaaataaatatgtgagaaatataattaattaacaaatatttagaaGCTAATCAACCTTTTAGTAAAAGtaacaacatttttaaatgttcgaTATAAAGAAGATAAATCCCTAAATCCTCTAAAGAAAGCAGTAAGATAAAGATATTATACAATTCATTACCTCTAGGTCCAGCCTGACCCTCCACTACTGAGACTTTTGACTTCACTCTGAGAACAGAGTGAAGAATCTGCCTAATTTTACTCAGGGTAGGAGATGCTGATGCTGGCAATAGAACTGGCACTGGCCATGGCAGTAGTATCTACTGTGGCAATTCTGGCCtgggctctctctgcctcatctctCAAAGCCTCCTCATACCATACTGGGAAGGATCTTGGATCACTTCCATTGATCTTGGCCAAAAACTCCAGAAGACTCATCTTGCTGATCTCAGCATGGGCCCTTGGACCCCACAGGAACTCATAGCGAGCAGGATCACTGTTGGGTACCTGACGCCACTCCAAGTACCCTTCTTGCACCCAATCTTCTGTGAGTAACTTTTCGGGCTTCCCATAGATATAGTGCCTCTCCCCAAGAGACAACCCCATCCCAATCAGCACATCCCAGATCTCTTCCTCAGGGGCATAGTTACCACTCATGAAAATGACACTCAGGATAAGTATCAGGAGGCCAGTCTTGGGCATGCCCTGGACATCACTAAGCAACCCATCATAGGTGAGGCCCAGGGAGATAACGAGGGCATAGGAGTGGTTAGTGGGGTCCACTTCCTTTACATCAATGCCAAAGACCAGCTGCATGCATTCAGAGGCTTCACTGAGGATCACAGGAAAGTGATCCTGGTAATTCTGAATGACACACATCAGCATTTCTTCCTTGGTGGTGGGAGCATTTGTCTGATACTTGAAGAGCAAGAACTCCACCAAATTAGACACCTTTTCCTCTATCTTACTTCTGAGAAAAGACTCAGGCTCTCTCAGGGCCTGTGAGGTGCTAGGACCCTCCTTATCTTGGCTGCTGGTACCCTCACTGGATTGGCCCCATGGAGTGGAGGTCATGCCAGTAGAGGAGGAACAGGATACCTGAGGACTCTGGAGAGAACTCTGTGTGCTATCATCATCAAAAACCTCCTCTGAGGTGCTTGACATTAGAGAATAGAAAGAGGAGGATGtcgaagaggaggaagaggagggaaaagaggaagaacaGGTAGAGGAGGATGAAGAAGCATCCTCATCCGTAATGTTCTGTGTCTCAATTTGGGCCTGAAGGTCTTCTTCAAGCACATACCGCCGACGCTTTGGAGCTCGAGGCATGATGACTCTCgttggaggcagcaggcaaaAGAATGGGCAGCAGCTGGGTTATGGGGACCCCACAGGCCTAAAAGAGAAAGGGACCATGTGAGTGACATCAATTGAAAACTGCACCCTTGGCTGTTTTGGCAAAAGCCCACTTACATTTTTTCTCTTTGGGTTGTGGTGCACTAGTGCCTCACACAGATCCTGTCCTACTGGTGAGACAGTACCATGAGAAGTGCAAAGAAACGGGTCAGCAGAGAGTGAGAATCCAGGGCTGTCAGTGAGGGTGGGTTGGAGTCAAGCACTGTGGGGTCCCTTGTGTTCTGCTGGTGGTTTGCAATCCACATTCAAGGGATGTACCTCACCTTGAGTCTTGGCACTGCTTCAGCCTTGTCTTCTCTGTGACCTAAGTGCACTGTCTCACATAAGTCTTTGACCAGCAGGTTTCTGGAGCTCCTATAAGAAGAATAGAGGGGAGTCTAGAGTTCAGACTGCAAGTATCACCCTGGGCCCACCAGTCAGGAAAGTGTGTTAGGTTCTGAGAGGTCCTCACTGTTAAAAAGTGGAAGATCCCCTTTGCACCCACTTAGAGTTCTCAATTTCCTCTGGCAGTTTAGACTCTACCACTCTGCTGTCCTGAAGCAACACAAAGCAGAAGTTCACCTCCCTAAGAGGCAACAAGAAGCAGTGAAGGGTCTCACATCTGGCAACACCTGGCAAAGCCTCATAGCAACAGTTTGTGACCCTGCTGTTCTatgtctgatccagttccttgctattggcctgggaaaagctgcagaagacagctcaagtatttgggcacctatcacccacgtgggagaccaggatgaagctgttggttcctggctttggcctggcccagccccagccatcgtggccatcttgggaattaaccagtggatggattatctttctgccattctttcaaataaataaatatttttaaaaaacaaaaataaaaaagaagaggatgGCAAGTGTGGGGTCCAACTATATTGAGATGAGAGGGTCCCCCAAGTCCTAACTTTTATATTTGGTTGGGCCTGAAATAATTCTCTCTGTGATCTGAGGCTATAATTTTCATGAGATGTTAAAGAGGAAGTGTCCCATATCTTCTCATGGCTTACTAAAGGGCAGGATGGGGCTGGGATTCTTTCTGTTCTGTTGAAGGATATTTCCTCAGTCCTAAGTCTGAAAAACGGCATTATCTGGGACTCTTGCCTCTGCTGATTTGAGTCAAAATCCCTTAAATCAAGGTTTTCCTCTCCCTGAAAACGTCTACTTTAGATGTGTAGGCTACTGGATGGTGGTGGCCCACAGACAAAGGGACATAGAGGAGTTTGTTTCCTTAGGAGTTAGAGGTCCTCTGAGTTCTTCCTCAGGGCCCTCATCTTGACTCCTGGCCAGGTATGGGGTCTTTGCTGTGATGACATGAGTGAAGCTTTCTCAGACCAAGGCCCCCACCTCTTTGACACCACCAGGCTAAAAATGGAGGGTACCTCAAACTAAAAGTTCTGCTTTGGGTTTTTCAGAGATGGATGGAGAATGCCCTTGGTGCTCTCCCTCTGGGTATTCATATTTATTCCTGGAAGTACCTAAACTTCTTGTATACATTACTTGTATGCATCTTGTATACATCACTCCCTTAGAGCAATGCCTCCTCTCCCAagaaccctcccccaccccccaaagtgGGAGCCTGCCACATCCAGCTACCTTTATGAGGGCCCTCCTAGGGCTAACAACAAGCAATGTTTAGATTTCTATGAGATTCCTTGTTTCTGGGCTGGGGGTACAATTAGTCCTCAAAAAATCTGCATTTATAGTGCTGGTAGAACCTCGGACTCCTCCCTCTTCTAACTAGAGGCTTTCCCCTCAGTAGAAGTCCTTCCCCTCTCTGAGAATCCCTAGCTAAAATCCCTAGCTTGGTATCCCTTCTAGTTGATAGTGGGGGTAGGGAGGGTTTGTATGGGCCCTTTTGTGCTCTAGAGTAGGGTCTCCCTCATTCCTCCCTCTTAGTCCACACTTTGGCCAGTCCTGGCGgggcctgggcctcccacagCTAACCTGACGCGGCATCTCTTAGACCATGGCAAAAATCTTCCTCAGATACCAGAAGGCAAACTGAGGGGTAGCCTCAGTCGGTAATTTATTCTGAAACTTTCCACAGCTGACAGCAGGAGCGGGGTAGGAGCATCCTACCTTCACGTCCTTTCCTTCTGTTTAGCTGAATCACACACCTAACAAAAACCGTCAGTTCCTTTCTTCTCCCGGAAGTCAGGAAATACCACATCCAGTTAGATGCTCCGGGGTCTCTCAGGGCTGACAGCAGGGGCGCTTTCTGTTCTGGAGCGGTTTTGTAAATCTAGGATCTTCTCCATTCTCCCTTAAGATCCTTTAAGATCTTAAGGCTCCCTTAAGATCCTAACCTTGTTCTTGAAACCTGGGACTTCGTCTTCTGATCTGAATTAGACCATTCACATGAAACTTTCCCCCCTCAGGCTTAGGGGAAGTTGGTCCTTGCCATGTCAGGCTGCATTCCTTAAGTCTCCAAGGGCTGAGGAACCAAGAAGCCTCCCGAACTCCTGTCAAGGTCcgggatttctttctctgttgatttCAGGCCATACCTTCAGATTCCAGCCCAAGTcttcacttctttatttttatagtgAAAAGACAAGCTTCAGGGGTTTGGAATGTCCTGACATTTAACTGCCCATTGCaggaatttccattttttaaccTTCATTCTTAGTAAAAACATAGCTTTTACATCTCTACGAAATGTATGTTTTAGAATATACATAAATTTCATAAAACAATAGCTATCCTTACTATGTGTGATTCACTTGAAATTGTATTTTTGGTTCATTCATTATATTCtattgaaaattttttcaaaaaggccACTAGTCACTAAGATGGAGTCAGGTGGTGTTTAGCACAGACTCTGAAGTCACACTGTCCCAATCAACCCCATTGTCTCTAGTCGCTGATGCTACATGAGGGCTACCAGCATCTGTGGTGTGAGATGCTGTCTCAGGTTGTGCAATGAAGTGGGGACAGAAGTTAAAACTGCCCTCCTGGTCGCCCTGTCATCTGTCATCTATGCAAGCTACAGACCCACTCCAACTTGTATACTACTCCCTCCAACCCAAACTCCAGTGACAGTTCAACTGTCTCTTCCAGGGCTTTCTAATATTTGCTGTTTAGATATTAAGTGTGTGTTTTAATACTGATTTTTGGAGTATAAGAGAGCAATATGCAGTTGTTGCTCATCTTGGCCTACAAGTAAAGCAGTAACTCTGTAAACAATTTGAGGATCATGTACATCTTTATAATGTTTTTCTTGTGTTAATGAAAATGTTGCTCATGCTCTAATTGGAACTCTGTCACTTGAATCTATCAGCagcttttattgttttctctATTAAGAAATTGTTCATTTTTGTTATGATTTCTTTTAGGTAATGTTTGGATTTTATTGCTCTTGTGAATGGGATATTTTCTATCACaggttataatttttaaatttcttttgtgtGGTAAGTTTCTTGATTTTGCTATAATGAGCTTCAATACAAAATTTTTCTGATGTCCTTTGTTCATTTAAATACTCCACATatatattcttttgaattttctttaaagCTAACCTTGTCATCAAATGTTACCTTTTGATCTTCAATATTTGTATCTCATTTATTCTAATATCCACAGCTCTGGTTGTGTATTCCAGTGCAGTTTTGGACAGTAGAGAAGAtagcatatatatacattttgtgtttctatggctTCAATTGGAATTCTTCTAACATATAACTTATATGAGTGTTTGCTATAGATTTTAGGAAATGTAAGTTTTGTTCTAGTgttgatgtttattttattttgatatacttgtgttgaatttttttcaaaaattttttatttacccATTGATGTGATCaagtatattttctgttttcatttaggTACAGGGAATTACAACTGAAAGCATTTTCTAATGTTAAATCATACTTTTATTCCTTGTATAGAGCCTGTTTGTTCATTTAATTTACTGCTGTGTTGAATATCTATtaaattatttagaatatttGTTGCTATGTGATGGAGCTTGGCTCAAGTATTATTTTCATGGGGTGTTCTCATCTGTTAGTGGAATCAAGGAGCGCTAGCCTAGCAAAGTGAATGAATAATTATCCATCTATTGTATGCTTTGGAATAGTTTACATAAGATAGTGATTTGCTTCCCCCTGACCATTTCATGTAACTAGCCTCCAAAACTACCTTGTCCTGGAACATTTGTAAGCGGTTTGAGTTTTAAATACAATTTCAGTTTATATTGTTTGATTAAACCTTTAAGTGTTCAATTTCATTTAAAGCATCAAATTTAAAGGCAggatatttattaaagattttatttaaattttaaaatatttattcattttatttgaaaggcagagtggcagagagagagagagagagagagagagaaattgttcttccatctgctagttcactccccaaatgacggcaaATCCAGATTTGGACAAAattggagccagaagccagaaacttcatgctgatctcccacatgggtggcaggggcactaCCACTTcaatcatcttccactgtcttcccactTAAATCTGCAAAaatctggattagaagcaaagtagctaggactaaaaccagcactcctatgggatgacagtgtcgcTTTCAGCCACAACAACAGCCAATAAAgtttttattacaaaataaaactttcagCTCTTGCCACTTTAATAATTTGAAGCATATGTAgacataatataattttatttctaaatatttaatatgttttatGAAAGATAACTCctttatgaaaataaatccaATATGTTCcctaaaaatttgttttcttttgcatcGGAGTTTCATCATGTAGATGTTACATGTATTCTGTTAGATTTAAATTTAgatatttcattgttttgggtgctaatatttatttatttattaagatttttttatttatttgacaggtagagttatagacagagagagggag comes from the Oryctolagus cuniculus chromosome X, mOryCun1.1, whole genome shotgun sequence genome and includes:
- the LOC100352046 gene encoding melanoma-associated antigen 10; translated protein: MPRAPKRRRYVLEEDLQAQIETQNITDEDASSSSSTCSSSFPSSSSSSTSSSFYSLMSSTSEEVFDDDSTQSSLQSPQVSCSSSTGMTSTPWGQSSEGTSSQDKEGPSTSQALREPESFLRSKIEEKVSNLVEFLLFKYQTNAPTTKEEMLMCVIQNYQDHFPVILSEASECMQLVFGIDVKEVDPTNHSYALVISLGLTYDGLLSDVQGMPKTGLLILILSVIFMSGNYAPEEEIWDVLIGMGLSLGERHYIYGKPEKLLTEDWVQEGYLEWRQVPNSDPARYEFLWGPRAHAEISKMSLLEFLAKINGSDPRSFPVWYEEALRDEAERAQARIATVDTTAMASASSIASISISYPE